The Halomonas sp. 7T genome contains a region encoding:
- a CDS encoding lambda exonuclease family protein produces the protein MQVLNMEQGTPEWLAARLGRVTMSELKTLLVNGKGPGGLGTGAITYMHQLIGERITGELAEPFQGNMHTRRGQTLEGVARALYCKATGEPQPREVGIILNHNVGYSPDSLVGANGLLEIKTKLPKFQIEVLLNGEIPDEHVPQCQGGLWVSEREWIDFVSYWPGMPLFIKRTYRDNIMIRTIAERVEAFHEEMERRMSQVMAA, from the coding sequence ATGCAAGTACTTAACATGGAGCAAGGCACGCCCGAATGGCTGGCGGCGCGATTAGGGCGCGTCACCATGTCGGAACTCAAGACCTTATTGGTTAACGGCAAAGGCCCCGGTGGTCTGGGTACCGGAGCCATTACCTACATGCACCAGTTGATCGGCGAACGCATTACCGGTGAGCTCGCCGAGCCGTTCCAAGGGAATATGCACACCCGCCGTGGTCAAACGCTGGAAGGCGTTGCGCGTGCGCTCTATTGCAAGGCCACTGGCGAACCGCAACCACGTGAAGTAGGCATTATTCTCAACCACAACGTGGGGTACTCCCCCGATAGCTTAGTAGGCGCTAACGGCCTGCTGGAAATCAAAACCAAGCTACCTAAGTTCCAAATCGAGGTACTGCTGAATGGAGAAATACCTGATGAGCACGTGCCCCAGTGCCAGGGCGGGCTATGGGTCAGCGAGCGGGAATGGATCGACTTTGTGAGCTATTGGCCGGGTATGCCGTTGTTCATCAAGCGCACGTATCGCGACAACATCATGATCCGCACCATTGCTGAACGGGTCGAAGCTTTCCATGAAGAGATGGAGCGACGCATGAGCCAAGTGATGGCTGCGTGA
- the radC gene encoding RadC family protein yields the protein MPHSKLKAGEVAGTYHVTSPVTETDIITMAKGFARRKLARGCKITQPSQAFEHLRLLLQDYEHEVFSVLFLDTQHRVIRFEEMFRGTIDTASVYPREVLKAALVYNAAAVILVHNHPSGDPEPSDSDRRITERLKEVLGLMDIKVIDHVVVGSDGCQSFAEMGYL from the coding sequence ATGCCCCATAGCAAACTCAAAGCCGGTGAAGTGGCAGGCACTTATCACGTCACCTCCCCGGTCACCGAAACCGACATCATCACCATGGCCAAAGGCTTTGCAAGACGAAAGCTCGCCAGAGGCTGCAAGATCACCCAGCCCTCACAGGCTTTCGAGCACCTGCGGCTACTGCTCCAGGACTATGAGCACGAGGTATTCAGCGTCCTGTTTCTCGACACACAGCACCGCGTAATACGCTTTGAGGAAATGTTTCGGGGTACTATCGACACTGCCAGCGTCTACCCGCGTGAGGTGCTGAAGGCGGCGCTAGTCTACAACGCAGCTGCGGTGATACTGGTACACAACCACCCTAGCGGGGATCCTGAGCCCAGCGACTCAGATAGGCGAATCACTGAGCGCCTGAAGGAAGTCCTGGGGCTGATGGATATCAAGGTGATTGATCACGTAGTGGTGGGAAGCGATGGCTGTCAGTCATTTGCTGAGATGGGGTATCTGTAA
- a CDS encoding helix-turn-helix domain-containing protein: MLHDRIHRARVLKNMTLQQVADLLGGITKQALSKYEQGKDAPNSTRLIQLADALGVNPEYFFRSDAVELGKVDFRKHSAFGKRQQEAVKEQVREHLERYLAAESLFQTDQSPSEFSKWHQRFSVSNIDGVEQAANKLREEWQLGLNPIANLTETLEENGIKVVSLQAHEKFDGLCALVNDGADAVIVSNTERPGERQRFNLAHELGHLVMSLPEALHGTRDEENWCHRFAGAFLFPANQVRVTFGEHRKRVLFQEFLLAKEEWGISIQATLRRLYDLDIVSSSLYQNTFRLWSMKGFRKSEPGRQEPEKSYRLKQLVYRALAEGLVTPSRAAELLSVSLGEIEEIMANGQAGDSEHVSENSCL; this comes from the coding sequence ATGCTGCATGATCGTATACATCGTGCGCGTGTCCTCAAGAATATGACCTTGCAGCAGGTAGCTGATCTGCTGGGGGGCATAACCAAGCAAGCTCTGTCGAAATATGAACAGGGCAAGGACGCGCCCAATTCGACTCGCTTGATCCAACTGGCGGACGCGCTTGGGGTTAACCCTGAGTATTTTTTCCGTTCCGACGCCGTGGAGCTGGGAAAAGTAGACTTCCGTAAGCACTCTGCCTTCGGAAAACGCCAGCAAGAAGCCGTCAAAGAACAAGTGCGTGAGCACCTTGAGCGCTATTTAGCGGCAGAGAGCCTGTTCCAAACCGACCAATCACCTAGTGAATTTTCCAAATGGCATCAGCGTTTTTCCGTATCCAATATCGATGGGGTTGAACAGGCAGCTAATAAACTGCGCGAAGAATGGCAGCTTGGGCTAAACCCCATTGCCAATCTGACTGAAACCCTGGAAGAAAATGGCATTAAAGTCGTCAGCCTTCAGGCCCATGAGAAATTTGATGGGCTTTGCGCCCTCGTCAACGATGGCGCGGATGCCGTTATTGTCAGTAATACTGAGCGTCCTGGTGAACGTCAGCGTTTTAATCTCGCCCATGAGCTGGGACATTTGGTTATGTCATTGCCTGAGGCGCTTCATGGCACTCGGGATGAAGAAAACTGGTGCCACCGCTTTGCTGGGGCGTTTCTCTTCCCTGCAAATCAAGTGCGCGTCACCTTTGGTGAGCACCGCAAACGGGTGCTGTTCCAAGAGTTTCTTTTGGCCAAGGAGGAGTGGGGTATTTCTATTCAAGCCACTTTGCGCCGGTTATATGACCTGGATATCGTTAGTTCGAGCTTATATCAGAACACTTTTCGCCTGTGGTCGATGAAGGGTTTTCGAAAAAGTGAACCTGGTCGACAAGAGCCTGAAAAATCCTATCGCCTGAAGCAATTGGTTTACAGGGCGCTGGCTGAAGGACTGGTTACTCCTTCAAGAGCAGCGGAGTTACTCAGTGTAAGCCTCGGCGAGATTGAGGAAATTATGGCAAACGGACAGGCAGGTGACAGTGAGCATGTCAGCGAAAATTCTTGTCTCTGA
- a CDS encoding DEAD/DEAH box helicase has product MKLKDYQHASLDTLKTYLEEARVIGPQEAYKKITEKPEIAARLRGYPAKYTPIKTLPDTPYLCLRLPTGGGKTILAAHSIGIAKDAWVEKDFPLVLWLVPTNTIRTQTAEALKNPRHPYRKALDEAFGGRVRIFDIGDFTQIKPHDLRSNLCVVVGTVQTLRVSNTDGRKVYAHNEEMEPHFSAVPPQTPELERTEKGNIKFSFANLMHLHQPLVIMDEAHKAGSKLSQEVYERINPTALIEFTATPKGFNNLLHSVTAQELKDEEMIKMPVVLDEAETWQGAVNSAILKRAELQEHAERDREAYIRPIVLFQAQKKGEEVTVEVLKQHLIDNENIDPSKIAVATGAQRELDGINLFKPDCPIEYVITIEALKEGWDCSFAYVFCSVANIRSSTDAEQLLGRVLRMPYAQKRKEKALNKSYAKLVSKHFSEAAHSLRDKLIDMGFEESEAEDNIEAEQLGLNDGLFGRQPRPIPTMKVAIQASQEEASKMNTAVPSKVQVTFDESGKSHVEVKGFLKPEEADTLISYAPESFKPQLQQSINEHHAKYQHEIPPSQKGETFTLPRLMAYVQGELVFGDPDILMEQHEWSLADHPARLEASEFSIVDTTNTFEIDLDGNRVTIGSGDAAEQLTMNVEVDDWTPTSLVQWLDRKIRTPWLSQAELLAWLSDVVTYLTRDRELSLSQLMRCKFILARKLSEKIHGFRQSEREKVYQANLFGPDAHIEVSFNQGFTFFDEMYAGIQKYRGAYRFKKHFMGPDDVPVFDSKKVNGEEEQCAFMIDSHPRVKYWTRNVSKHPNSFSLPTSTDKFYPDFVALVDDGRLLVVEYKGKDRTPEENRDSREKNLIGQQWAKASDGKAVFVMATIEKGDPKEVRVAIDEVVGK; this is encoded by the coding sequence ATGAAGTTAAAGGATTACCAACACGCCTCGCTTGATACGCTGAAAACCTACCTGGAAGAGGCGCGGGTGATTGGCCCGCAAGAGGCGTACAAAAAAATTACCGAAAAGCCTGAAATAGCGGCACGGCTTCGGGGTTATCCTGCGAAATACACGCCGATAAAAACGCTACCTGATACGCCCTATTTATGCCTACGCTTACCCACCGGAGGCGGTAAGACGATTCTCGCCGCTCACTCAATTGGCATAGCCAAAGATGCTTGGGTAGAGAAGGACTTCCCCTTGGTGCTGTGGCTTGTGCCCACAAACACCATTCGTACGCAAACGGCTGAGGCTCTTAAGAACCCCCGCCACCCCTACCGAAAAGCGCTGGACGAGGCGTTTGGTGGGCGCGTGCGAATCTTTGATATTGGCGATTTTACTCAAATCAAACCGCATGACCTACGCTCCAATCTCTGTGTGGTCGTCGGCACGGTACAAACGCTGCGCGTAAGCAATACCGATGGGCGCAAAGTCTATGCGCATAACGAGGAGATGGAGCCACACTTCTCAGCGGTTCCGCCTCAAACGCCAGAGCTAGAGCGCACTGAGAAGGGCAATATCAAATTCAGCTTCGCTAACCTGATGCATCTTCACCAGCCGCTGGTCATTATGGATGAAGCTCATAAGGCCGGCTCCAAGCTCAGCCAAGAAGTTTATGAGCGTATCAACCCGACCGCGCTCATCGAATTCACCGCCACGCCCAAGGGGTTTAATAATCTACTTCACTCCGTGACTGCCCAGGAGCTGAAAGATGAAGAGATGATCAAAATGCCCGTGGTGCTGGATGAAGCTGAGACCTGGCAAGGGGCGGTTAACTCGGCCATTTTGAAGCGCGCCGAGCTACAAGAGCATGCTGAACGCGACCGAGAAGCTTATATTCGCCCTATCGTGCTCTTTCAGGCACAAAAAAAAGGCGAAGAAGTCACCGTGGAGGTGCTGAAGCAGCACCTGATCGACAATGAGAATATTGATCCAAGTAAAATCGCCGTGGCTACTGGCGCGCAACGCGAATTAGACGGCATCAACCTATTCAAGCCTGATTGCCCTATCGAGTACGTCATCACAATCGAAGCACTCAAGGAAGGCTGGGACTGCTCTTTCGCGTATGTTTTCTGCTCGGTGGCTAATATTCGCAGCTCCACCGACGCCGAACAGCTCCTGGGCCGTGTGCTTCGCATGCCTTACGCTCAGAAACGTAAAGAGAAAGCGCTTAATAAATCCTACGCTAAGCTGGTCTCTAAGCATTTTTCTGAGGCGGCCCACAGCCTTCGCGATAAGCTCATTGATATGGGCTTTGAGGAGAGCGAGGCAGAGGACAATATCGAAGCCGAACAGCTCGGCCTTAATGATGGGTTGTTTGGACGACAGCCTCGGCCCATTCCGACGATGAAAGTCGCCATTCAGGCCAGCCAGGAAGAAGCCAGCAAGATGAACACGGCGGTGCCGTCGAAAGTACAAGTGACTTTTGATGAGAGCGGCAAGAGCCACGTGGAAGTAAAGGGCTTTCTCAAGCCCGAAGAAGCCGACACATTGATCAGCTATGCCCCTGAATCGTTTAAGCCTCAGCTTCAACAAAGCATCAACGAGCACCACGCTAAATACCAGCACGAGATACCGCCATCACAGAAGGGAGAAACCTTCACGCTGCCCCGCTTAATGGCCTACGTGCAGGGAGAGCTGGTATTTGGAGACCCGGACATTCTCATGGAGCAACATGAGTGGTCGCTTGCTGACCACCCTGCTCGCCTGGAAGCGTCCGAATTCAGTATCGTGGATACCACGAATACGTTTGAAATTGATTTGGACGGCAACCGCGTCACCATTGGCTCTGGCGATGCCGCTGAGCAGCTCACCATGAACGTCGAAGTTGACGACTGGACGCCAACCAGCCTCGTGCAATGGTTGGATCGCAAAATACGGACACCGTGGCTGAGCCAAGCTGAATTACTGGCCTGGCTAAGTGACGTCGTGACCTACCTAACACGTGACCGCGAGCTAAGCTTGTCGCAACTGATGCGCTGTAAATTTATTCTCGCTCGCAAGCTGTCTGAAAAAATTCATGGCTTCCGCCAGTCGGAACGCGAGAAGGTCTACCAAGCCAACCTGTTCGGGCCTGATGCCCATATTGAGGTTTCCTTTAACCAAGGCTTTACCTTCTTCGATGAGATGTATGCGGGAATTCAGAAATATCGCGGTGCTTACCGGTTCAAAAAACACTTCATGGGGCCTGACGACGTGCCCGTCTTTGATTCCAAAAAGGTCAATGGCGAGGAAGAGCAGTGTGCTTTTATGATCGATTCGCACCCGAGGGTAAAATACTGGACGCGTAACGTCAGCAAGCACCCAAATTCGTTCTCGCTGCCGACCTCCACCGATAAATTCTATCCAGACTTTGTCGCCCTGGTCGACGATGGCCGTCTGCTTGTCGTGGAATACAAGGGCAAAGATCGCACACCCGAGGAAAACCGCGATTCACGCGAGAAGAATCTTATCGGCCAACAATGGGCAAAGGCTTCCGATGGTAAGGCTGTCTTTGTGATGGCCACTATTGAGAAGGGTGATCCGAAGGAAGTGCGCGTGGCGATTGATGAAGTAGTAGGGAAATAG